The Mangifera indica cultivar Alphonso chromosome 12, CATAS_Mindica_2.1, whole genome shotgun sequence DNA window TAAGTCTATATTCTAATAAATGGTTAGATgtcatgaaatttaaaatagactCTATATACCAAAACTAAGTATGGGCTCTAGTGGTGAAAAGGTAAAACCCGTagggtgtaaatgggttttcaaaaagaaaattggcaTGGAAGGCTttatgcatacctataaagtaCAATTATTTTTCCAAGGTTTCACTCAGAAATATGATATTAACTATAATGAAACTCTTTCACTAGTCACTATGTTTAAGTCTATCAAGATTATGCTTGTTACAACTATATaatatgactatgaaatctttcaaatggatATCAAAACTAGCTTCCTAAATAGCAACCTTGTAGAGGATGTCCATATGGTACAACCCGACCGTTTCATTCTTGTTAGATAGGCAGATAAGGTATACAAATTGGAAAAGTCTATTTATAGACTTAAGCAGGCTTAGAGAAAATGGAACATATGTTTTAATGAAGCTATTTatgagttcaaattcatcaaaaacaaagatgaaccATGTGTGTACAAGAAGTCAATAAGAGTTTGATTGTATTTCTAATATTGTATGTCgatgaaattttgattattagaaatgacataccaaacttgcTATGGTATGTACCCTAGAGCCAatcgaatttgatatttgtgaatataattttatattaatcgtTAATagaatgatttattattattcaattcatatgcggattatttatatatttgtacgAATAACAAGCCCTCAAAATAGAAGAACTATAACAAGGAGATCAGACAACCGATCATGTGAACCTTATATACACATTAAATGGCATTTTAGAAACATATGTAATCCTAACATTGTAATGAATAATGGCATGTACAATGATGATAGGATTACCATAGTGTTAAACAACCTCATCAAAAGTGACAACAATTCTTATGTGTTAAAGTTGTTATAGACAATATGGTACAACATATAGGTACATGTTGTAGACTTATTCATCATACTGACCCAACCAAAAGATATTCATATAGATGGTTACtccaatgtctatggaataaatcctctaaatacTGTAGGTGTATGTGATATTTTGGCTTGAGGTCACTAAGTCATCTCGTGTAAGGATCAGTATGCTTTAACATTATCTAATATATCATTGTAATTGGGGTAACGTTGAAGATAGTAATTAATCATATTACgagatacatggaggctatggttgatcgataaaggattcatcacttcTGAACGCAGAAAAAAGatatcacataaaaatataaaatgacatctATGACTACTTGACTTTGTGGCCATAATAGGATGACATTGTAGCTTAATTCGTGTTAGTCATTgatatgtatcaatttatatcgatgaatcactaagatagacacattttttATGTCTCAGTCTTAAGAGATTGATTGACGAAAGAATTAAATTGCACGcaattgtgatgttgtaaaagcttaaaatatGTCCATTGACATTCTATCATTTAATTGgccatgatgttttgcttgAGGCCAATCTTAGTATATATTTGGATTTGCCTTGTATTCGAACACTATTAACTCGATAAAGAGCTTTTGGGTTATACGCATAaaagagttgaatcaaacttaaaggaatggattgtttgttgacaatccTAGTAATTAAGACTGAGAGATAAAGACTGCGAATGGATCAAGTTTGCCCAATAGGTTGAGAGAACTCAGTTTCATCATGCCTTGCCAAGTGCCAAAGCTTAAACTTGTCGGTTGACATACATATATGTGCTAGCCATGCAAGTGCTTAAACTTGTCAATTGATTCACATGTGTGCCAGCCATGTAAGTGCTTAAAACTGTCGGCTGACACACGTGTGCCCATCATGAAAGTGCTTGAACTTGTTAGTtgacacatatatatatatatatatgccaatCATGCAAGTTCTTAGGAATGTTGATTGTGCATTTTAATGACAGTCGTGCATGTGTGTTGAAGATGACATGCACTTGAAATTCCAGCCATGCTTAAATACATGCACATATATAAAAAGACATGTTtttcacataataaaaaatatagacatATAAAAGTAGACATAGAACAAAACCCTAGCCACTAGTTTTGCATTCTCTCTCCTTCTGTCGTGAACTCCAATCAAAAGTCTTAGCAACCTCTTTACGTGGATTTTCTCTATTTACATTTATGCTCTTCATGGATACTAAGATGCCACCTCATGAGAGTTGGATAACATACTTTCTCCATCCTTGTGAAGGTTGAAGGAGCTATTAATGTaagtataaacctaaaacaccctataagtGTTTTTTATGTGCatgattatatgtttaaaatgaataacctaattagggtttttcaaacttgtttgatttttaaattttaaatttcactgtGTTGCTGGTTATTAGAGCACTAAAACTCCTACCCCTAGTTTTGAGTATCCAgttgatgtatcatcatgtgattaagtgattttaaattaaaaataaattatcatttaatcacataataatatatcatttggatacctaattgaatacttaaaataaagTACATATGATATTactctaaattaaataatctatacaattataaatgacCCCTGCTTCGTGAATgcttaaaaaagaagaaaaaaaaacctcaaattttccttttttttttgtttttatgggtTCGAGGAATTGTGCTTTTAACCTTCCAATTGCTTGTTTTTCATCTTCCAAATTACTTATTTCAAATTAGAAGCGGGATTCAACTAGACTTTGTCTTTGCCTATGAAAGGACCATAACCACATAATTAGAATGCAGACTAAACATATAAATGTCAAAACATGATACCTCTCAATGGATTCATTTCAACTGATGAAAACCCCACCATTCGTCATCAACTACACCACATTTCAACCTCAACCTCAAATGTCAGGCAGATCCCCTTCCCCTTCTTCTTATTAGCTTAGGCTATGGTCTCGTCCTTAAGTTGAACATATCCTATCAAAGCCCTGGTTGTGAAACTCAAACGGTTCAACTCTGGATAAAGTTTTTCAAGCGTTTAATCCAACAATTGAACCCAGTACTAATGACTTTCAAAAAGTTTTGATGAACGTGACAATACTTACGTCTAATTCCAACCAGAAGAGACCTAACTTAACCCAGGTGCGAAAACACTCATCACCTAACggtttatatttttcaacatttttcatttgattttatttagatattcacaataagagaaaattattctaaaattgaGAACTAAACATCATTTGTCAataaattttcatcatattttaatGATCCAAATATGTCTCCAATAGATCTAGCCATTCAGTAATTATGGGAAACATATATCTTCGCACTTGTTTCCATTGAAAACAaggactttaaaaaaaaatatatagtgcATAATGTCTTATGAAAACAGATTGGTAATGAATATGGAAACAAATTTTAGAacacaaaattcaatattttttcctcAAATCCCTCCCCCGATAGAAGTTGGAAAATatgcaaacaaaacaaattcaagGGGAAATGAGACATTCATCCTCTCAGTACAAAGGGGCCCCTATAATATtgtgaaggaaagaaaaaagaaaagcaaaataaaaatagtgaaaaacaTCGGTTGTCCCTAATATATAGCTACTAGCTTCCCATATTATGAAAACACTCTGAATTTCTTCTAAATAATGGCTTTCGCTTACAGCCCGGggaaaaatttagaaaaatctCAGGCTTCCCCGTATATCCAGAGAAAGAATTACATCCCTGTGATTTTCATCTGTGAGATGCTTCCTCACCATTGATATTTTTTAGTGTCAAAAAAAGTCACTCAAGGAAGTATCATCGGATCTATTTTTCATCCGCAACGCTCTAGTCACACTTGATGTTTCTGTAAATCCTCCTAACAAACAAATTGGAACCAAGATAGCCAACAGCTCCTGCACATTAGAAGAGAGCAATCAAACAATGCAAAGCTAAAAAGACAGTATCACAGTGCCCCGTGCAGCAACCCAATGTCCAGATTGCAATAGGCTGCATACCAGCACCTTTTTCTAAAAAGATAAACAGCTTCATTTTCGGAACTTTTCAATTTCCTTGTAAATGAACTTTAATTCTCTTGATAGGATGCAGATACTGCAATCAGTTTAAGTTTAATCCTCATTCTCCCAAAACAGAGAACAAATATTGGAACAAAGCTAGGGCAAGAGAGGCAACATTTCCACCATGGCCACTAAATGGATGGCCTTCACATTTCATTCCTCTATTCAGAGATAACAATAGAAAATCTCATTATTATGCACTACATGGAATAATCAAAAAGACCTAAACTCGacttaaaaggaaaaacataaGGGATTGTTCCTCTTGGTTTCCTTTAACAAATCAGAACATATTATACcaattttaaggccaaaattttccaaaataacTTTCAGACTCCAAAATCCTATCCTATCATTCAAAGCATGTCAAAGTTGTGACATATATGACCAAACCAGTCCTCAAGAAAGCTGACAATATCAAAAGTCTTGGTATGATTTCAAGCCAACTTGGATTTaaatatactattaataaaaaagaaccaATAAATAATCAGTATTCAATTCAAAAAGTCCAAACACAAGAATTTTCTAATGGAACACAACAGATCTGGAAAAAAGATATTATCAGAAAAGCaacaaaactattataaaaatgacaaaCTAAAGTAACAAACTCACCACAGAGGATTCCCAAGCCAAGGCAAAACATCAAAGTGTATCCAAAATAGAAGCTGGTCTGGAAGAAGCCTGACATCTTAGTCTTCACATAGTAGTAATATATTGAGTAAAGGTACACATAGACAGCTGTTGAGGCAGCAGAGAAGAATGATGTCCACTGCCAGTGATAATTCTCAGCATTTAATAGGAAATATGTTCCCACAATTGTCACACAAACAGTTACGATGATGAGAATCAGAAAAACCAACAGCATAAAGCCATAGACATAGTACACCTGTGAAGTTTAAAGGAAATAAATACTTTTGCTGAACATAGTATGAAATCTCAGAAAGAAAATTCTATAATTCCTACTAACATcaagaaacaaaatattatttatgatttgtgatcattataaaaaaaatgtgattattcacatatgaaataaagataataattacttaatcaaaatcataaacaatCTGTCCCTATTTGTACAATTTATCATCATAAGTAATGAAAGTATTAAAACAGCATAGAGACTAGAGATcccattaaaataaaattatcttttgagAGAGCATTTAAGGTAAGTAAATCTGATTTCCGATATGCAACCAAGTGCTACTGCATTCAAAGCAGTAAAATCCTACCACACTAATCTCTCCACTTATTTCCTTTCTTTGTGTAAACGGGGAGAGTCAAATAATTCCAATATCAGCATTGATGCTACATTTTTTATTCCATGAATCAACAGATTAGACATCAACACCCATGGGCCGTGACAACTTTCCTAAAGCaatcttaatattttgttaagaTATAGgcaatatatttctaattttataaaacttacaAGCTCCTTCATACCTTGAGAAGccataaattaatatatgaaaaggggaaaaaaatgttgaagaaagCTGAACAACATGAATTTCCAAGAAAATATCCTAAATTGCAATTCCCCATTTCAGTATCAAAGTACTGAAACACAATAAATTGCGATGTTATTGGAAATTTATGTCACATCTCAGTTATTTTTAAGAAGCCTTAAAAAATGGAGAGAAATTCACCTTGTAATTCCAGAAAGACGTGAAGACAAAATACATCTCAATAAATATGCTGCCAAAAGGTAACAGCCCCCCCATCATTGAGACCACAGAAGGGGTTAGATACCATTTCTTCTCAGGAATGGGACGAGGAATAGTCTTCACACGACATGGGTTGTTTGGAGCACCACTCCAATTTCTTCCAACAACCGTACCAAGAAGTGCCAGAGGGAAAGAAATGAAAGCCCAAATCACAAAGACAACAACCATTGTGCCAAAGGGAATAGCTGCTAAAGATCCATAGAATATAGCAATTGTGTTCAAAACAAATCCAATTCCAAAGCACATAAATGGAAAAAGGGAGGCTGTGAGGATCATTGACTTTATCCAATTTTTAcctgacaaaataaaaaaaaatacccaGTTATGAAACAAGACCAAAAGAAAGTAAATCAGGAAAAGTATCAATCACAGCATACCCCCATGACGTGAGTACATCCCTCCACTCACATAACCAGAAATGAATGATGTAAGAGCATAGCATACAATGAAAGTAGTGACAATTGCTCCTCTCCTGAAACACATAAATCGCATCCAAGGTTTTAATATGATAACAATGCAGAGGCAGAACAGATGCCCCACTGAGAAAATAACTACATGTGTAGCCAAAACACAAATTAAGAAAATGCTCCATCCATACAGTTGCAGGTTATGCTCAAAGAAAAGAATGTCACTCCATCAAATCCTATAAAAGGAGTAGATAAAAAGTGCACCACAAATGGTAAAATGTGATcaggaaagagaaagaaagaacaaCAAGAGCCACCCCCACACACACAACcaccccccccccaaaaaaaaaaccaaaaaccaaaatCAATAAAGACTATGAACAGGACTAGAACATGATCAATAAAAGGGATAGAGATTATGTATTACAAAAAGTAAAGCGCACCAAAATTGGTAAAATGTGATTAGGGGAGAGACCTCATGcatgatcaataaaaaaaataatgcattTTGTCcttcaaaatcataataaattaacaacAAAGATATTACCAGTCCAGTACATCATAATAGTAAGTCCTCAACATACCCAATATACAACGTTCCCCCAATTGCCATTAGAATAACGAGGAGGACAAGCAATGCAAGCTGTGCACCTGTGCCAACAACAGCTGAAAGCACAACCAAATTGCGAGAAGACCTGAAAACATCCCCGTGAACAAGTTTCCAACCAGACTCTTCACTCACATCCCTTTCCTGTGTCCATTGGTTGAAAGAGTTGGCCATCAAAACTTAGAACAAATTATTTATTGCTTACAGGATGGAATTAATAGAAGCAGggatctgataaagatacagtGTGCATATAACATTACCAAAGTCTCCAGATCATCATCTTCGCGAGCATACTTGGCATAGTCATTTCGAAGAGTTCGCATCAATATCATCGATACCAAACCAGTAAGGAAGATAACCATCATAAACGAATTGAAAATGGAGAACCAATGGATCTGGAGATGGCAATGTGCATTAGCAACTCATGAATAAACATAGAAACAGACTATATTACGAATCACCAACAACACAACagtttcaaataaattatttcagtaAGAAATATGACAGGAAAACCAACTGCCAACATTAATGCTTACCTGGTGCTCAAAGAATGGGTAGTCCAAATAAACATCAAATCTACGTGCAAAAGTGACATTAGTTGACATCCATTTGACAGAGTATGTCATGTCTAGAAGCTTCCCTGCTTCCAGAGGCTTTGGGTTCTCTTGAGTAAGATTAACATGAATAATCTACAAGAACAGAAGTTAAATTAAGTAGTGATGGATTAGGAGCCAGCTATAAAAAGCATAAGGAAACTTCAGAACCACAGACCTGATCTTTGTTGTATTTGACCATAATATTCTTATGGGTGTACAAGACATGCTTGCCATTATCACTGTTCTTATCAGGATGCAGATCACCAACAAAGCCTAAAACAGCAATAAGATAAGCATTCAAGTACAACTGATTAAATAATCTAGAAAGTACAAATAGGTCAAAAAAGTATTGACTACATACCCCATAAAGGCAGATCATCTGAACTTGCAAGCAGCATTTATCAGAGACCAGAGAACACGAGaacagaagaaaagaaaaagaagtaagGATCAAGTTTCAGCCAGAGTAAAACATAGGCAAATAAGCacgaacaaaagaaaaacaagtacAATCCCAGTAGTTCTTCTACAacttactaataaaattaatcacaaatgCTTAAAACATACccatgaaaaattcaaaccaataaCTGTTCTCAATTGCATCTTTAAACTGTTTGACCTTTGCTTCATCAAGTTCCAAATGACAGATGACACTTTTCTCCACATTTTCTGttcaaacaagaaaattatctttaaaaatgttCAGAAAAAATGCaactataattattaaaaaaaaaaaactataaaagcaaaatttattGATGAAACAAAATTACTTACTCTCGAACTTTATGTCAATCTGACTATCAATAAGTTCATTCCCTCCCAGGACCTCACCAAGGCCACCCCATTTGTGAGCAGGATTACCAGTTGGATGGCAAAATGGAAGGCTGTAATAGTTGTATGTTTCTTGTGGATTGTTATACGGACCAACTTTATTTACCCAAAGTGTGACTGGATCATCTGATTGATACTGCAAAAGAAGGAATATGCAGTGTTAAAAAACATACATACAAGTAACACAACACAAAGGCAAATCATAATAATTACCGCATGAACAAAAGCTACAGATTATGCTACATCTAACCTTGTGCTAATTTCCAGCCACTCTTTTTCCAAATGTATACATTTTAAGAATATAAGTTTCATGTGGAACAAGacatatcaaaatgacatggAAATGTGTTCTGGTGAATGGGTCGGGGCATGTGTACGAGTGTGTCTGTGAGTGAGCGAGAGAGAAACATGAACTCTGCAGGCTCAAAATAATAAGCTTGTTTATGCAAAAAGATATACAGGTATATAATCATACTTGATAGAAAACAAAACATCTAATTTCACTGCTAGCCACCAATTACTGATATTATACTTGCTCTAAAGATTATGTCTAAGTGGTCAAATCAAAAGtgtattatatcaattattagcCATTGCATTCTTGTAACTTAATCTAAGTTACCAAAAcattttacattaaattattataaccACCACAAGGATTATCTAAGATAAGTTTGACTGCTGCAAACATTCTTTAAAAAGAGACCTCAACAAAGTCACATTCAAAAATGTAAATGAGTAATGAGATATATCTTAAGAAATCCCATGCATAGTCCCAACATAAATCATTTTTACCAGGTAAAAAACAACAACCATTTTGGCCTTTCGAAAGTAAGAAAGGTAACATAAGACATACACAGCTCAAAAAATGGATTAGACAACATATGCTCTAGATTTGGCATCTCCAGTCATCATTAAACATCAAGAGTCACTATGACCAGTCTAGacacataattatttaagtaatataatatactaatattatgAGCAGAAAATATATAAAGCTATACCTCAGCACCATTCAAATCAAAGTCAAGGCAGCCTAGCATTTACAGAAGATTCTTAAATCAAGCAATAAAAAGGGCACACTCTGAATTTCATAAAGCTAAAGGCCTCTCGATCAAATTATAATAGCCTTACAATAACCCGCTGGAGGCTTCTTTCCAATTTAAAATTGATCTTTTATGCCCTAAAAACTGGCCAGCTAGAACAGCTTCCCAGGGTCAACATATCACTACTTGGCACACTTTTAACAAAGGTAAGATCATGCTACAACAGTTATTAGACTGAACGGACTATGTTAGCTCATGTGAATTTAGGGCTCCTATCTCAATTTGTGCTCTTCATCCCTGCACAAGGACCACACTAGAGTTCAAGGCTCAGAGCTT harbors:
- the LOC123193188 gene encoding transmembrane 9 superfamily member 1 yields the protein MSSFSSAVVRSLSCLFLLLLLSSSLASESDHKYQSDDPVTLWVNKVGPYNNPQETYNYYSLPFCHPTGNPAHKWGGLGEVLGGNELIDSQIDIKFEKNVEKSVICHLELDEAKVKQFKDAIENSYWFEFFMDDLPLWGFVGDLHPDKNSDNGKHVLYTHKNIMVKYNKDQIIHVNLTQENPKPLEAGKLLDMTYSVKWMSTNVTFARRFDVYLDYPFFEHQIHWFSIFNSFMMVIFLTGLVSMILMRTLRNDYAKYAREDDDLETLERDVSEESGWKLVHGDVFRSSRNLVVLSAVVGTGAQLALLVLLVILMAIGGTLYIGRGAIVTTFIVCYALTSFISGYVSGGMYSRHGGKNWIKSMILTASLFPFMCFGIGFVLNTIAIFYGSLAAIPFGTMVVVFVIWAFISFPLALLGTVVGRNWSGAPNNPCRVKTIPRPIPEKKWYLTPSVVSMMGGLLPFGSIFIEMYFVFTSFWNYKVYYVYGFMLLVFLILIIVTVCVTIVGTYFLLNAENYHWQWTSFFSAASTAVYVYLYSIYYYYVKTKMSGFFQTSFYFGYTLMFCLGLGILCGAVGYLGSNLFVRRIYRNIKCD